One segment of Ziziphus jujuba cultivar Dongzao chromosome 12, ASM3175591v1 DNA contains the following:
- the LOC132800259 gene encoding loganic acid O-methyltransferase-like: MEAQSSSNKSLAENGEVHSRSDANMLRVVKAGQNIVKDEIAKHFDIKSLPSSIKSIRIVDVGCFYGSTTVNAMHNVMDAIKSKYQSEGLENQVPEFEVFFNDLESNNFNALFKFLPPNRDYFAAALPASFFNPILPKQSFHVVHSSNSLNWLSEIPKELTDSSSPAWNKGKIHYTNAHMEVVEAYSAQYAKDLQRFLGARAHDVAVGGLMALLVPSVPEIHLSSETLSCSDFVIFGDCMTDMAKEGIIKEEQVDSFNLGFYFSCPKELKEIIERNGEFSIESMAKLDGLTSNTVPIEKRALILRGGLEGIFKRHFESDEVVDEIFDRYSKKVLSSTLHLRPETHKMAVVFILLKRKPLID, from the exons atggaAGCACAAAGCTCCTCCAATAAATCACTtgcagaaaatggagaagtacaTTCTCGAAGCGATGCCAATATG TTGAGAGTGGTTAAAGCTGGCCAAAATATAGTGAAGGATGAAATTGCGAAGCATTTTGACATCAAGAGTCTTCCTTCTTCCATAAAATCAATTCGAATAGTAGACGTTGGATGTTTCTATGGATCAACCACGGTCAATGCAATGCACAACGTCATGGACGCTATTAAATCCAAATACCAATCCGAAGGACTCGAAAACCAAGTCCCAGAGTTTGAAGTGTTCTTCAATGATCTCGAATCCAACAATTTCAACGCCCTTTTCAAGTTCCTTCCACCGAATAGGGATTACTTTGCGGCCGCTCTTCCTGCATCTTTCTTCAACCCTATACTTCCTAAGCAATCTTTTCATGTTGTTCACTCCTCCAACTCTCTCAACTGGCTCTCCGAGATCCCGAAAGAGCTCACGGATAGTTCTTCGCCTGCTTGGAACAAAGGGAAAATCCATTACACAAATGCGCATATGGAAGTTGTGGAGGCTTACTCTGCTCAATATGCTAAGGATTTGCAGCGTTTTCTCGGTGCTAGAGCTCATGATGTTGCTGTTGGAGGGCTAATGGCTCTTCTCGTTCCTTCGGTTCCTGAGATCCATCTCAGCTCTGAGACACTCAGTTGCTCGGATTTCGTTATTTTTGGAGATTGCATGACGGACATGGCTAAAGAG ggaATAATCAAAGAAGAACAAGTGGACTCCTTCAATCTGGGATTTTACTTCTCATGTCCAAAAGAATTGAAAGAGATAATTGAAAGAAATGGTGAATTTAGCATAGAGAGCATGGCAAAATTGGATGGTCTTACTTCGAATACAGTTCCAATtgaaaagagagctttaatCTTGAGAGGTGGCCTTGAAGGTATTTTTAAACGGCATTTTGAAAGCGATGAGGTTGTGGATGAGATTTTTGATCGTTACTCCAAGAAAGTTTTAAGTTCGACCCTTCATTTACGTCCTGAGACCCACAAAATGGCCGTCGTTTTCATCCTTCTCAAGAGGAAGCCACTGATTGATTAA